From the genome of Bacteroidota bacterium:
ATCATCGAACCACACAGCTGATGTATCATTCAGTAACGACATCGTCACGCGGTACGGAATATTGGCAAGAACGATATATTGATGGAACAACTCCTCACCCATTTCATCGCGATAGATATTCTTATTGAGATGCTGGAAGAATACTTCAAAAATTGTTGTCGGCACATCATCCTTTGAAAGCACAAAATTCCAATTACGGAAATAGTTTACCGCCATTTGTACTTTCGGTTCAGGAATTGAGAGATTATTGTATGCGCCAAGTATGAACGGAGTCAGCTCTTTAGCAAAATGAGAAAAATTATCATTCTGCAATTTTTTGAAATCGCTCACTTCGAACCGATCCTTGGACTGCAACACTTCTCTGATCCTTTGGATGCGTGATGGCGGTTCCCACAAATTGGCGATATGATATTCCGCATTATTGGTTGTCTTATTGTTGGCCGTTGCTATAAATCCTTCCGGCGGATTATACAATGATGGGAGCTGCTCAAACGGAATAAATCCTTGCCATTCATACTCACCAGTCCATCCAATAAATGGCAATGTTGGATTGTTGCTGCTCCGTTTCGGCAGACGTACACCGGGATGAAAACCGATATTCCCATAAACATCTGCATAGACAAAATTTTGTCCCGGAACGGTGAATTCTTTGACACCATTCAAAAAAGCCTGCCAACTATCCGCCGTGTTGACAAGATATAGTGCGTACAATTCGTCACTCATCTCAAATCCCGTCCATCTCATGGTAATAAAATTTGAGGACTCAATTGATTCCAGCGGATAAATTTCATTCACAGCCGGTCCATGAATCGTTTTGCGAATCGTAAACAAAACATCTGTCGAATCCTTTACCTTAACCGTGTCTTGAATAAGTTCAATATCCTTCCATTCATTTTTAAAAAGATATTTATCCGCTCCGAGCGAATCGGTCTGCTCAAAATAAAAATCAGCGTCATCCGCCATTACGTTTGTAAATCCCCAGGCGACGTTGTTATTGTGTCCGAGAATCACGAGCGGCGTTCCCGGAAGCGATACACCAGCAACATCAACTTTTCCCCCGTGTAAATGCACCTCATACCATTTAGCCGGAAGTGAAAGTCCAAGGTGCGGATCGTTGGCAAGCATTGCCTTGCCGCTGACAGATTTTTGCGGTGAAACTGCCCATGAATTGCTGCCAATATGAGTGCCGGTTGTTCCGAAGAACTCTTTAAAATCATTGTGCAACGAGGCGAACGATTTAAGTCCCTCCAATTTTTTACGATCGGACTCTTTCCCGACAATCACCGGGCCATTTTCCGGATAGGTAGGAAATACTTTGCTCGCTTTTTCTTCGCCAAGTTTCGCAACTAATTCTCCAAGAACAACATCAACATGCCACGAAATATTTAACTCCCACGCCATCAATCGTGCAATCATGAGACTGTGAACTGGCTTCCATTCTTCCGGTTCATAATTCAGCATGTCAAACTCAATCGGATATTTTCCCTTATGCGTGTGAATGAACTCATTAATTCCATCCGAATATGCACGAAGGATCTCTTTTGATTTTGGGTTCAACTGCTGTTCAAGTTGTTCTGCGATTCTTTCAAAACCGACCGTCTTCAACATTTTGTCGAACTTAATAGTTTGCGTTCCGAGAATTTCCGAGAGCCGACCCTCACCGGCCCGCCGAGTGAGGTCCATTTGCCAAAGCCGATCCTGTGCATGCACATACCCTTGTGCAAAAAAGAGATCATATTCATTTTCAGCAAAGATATGCGGAACTCCATATTCATCGCGGTAAATCTTAACAGAATTTTTCAATCCTTGAACAGCAATTTCACCGCTGTATTGAGGAAACGATTTTGTAACGAGATATCGCAGCGCAAAAAATGCGACAATCGCTACGACGACGAGGGAAAAGAAAATGCCGATAATGATTTTTATTTTTCGCATAATGGTTAATTATTAAGCAGCAGTGGAAGGTTCCATTCCGTCCGTAAGTGATGATATTCGGAATGAGGTAATTGAACAACGATTGTTTTTCGTTTTGGATCTAACCAATGAAGGATCGTAAGCATATCTTCTTCATCCATCGATGTACATCCGCTGGTAGGAATATTGATTGTATGAAAGAATATGCAGCTTCCTTTCCCCTTCTCTCGCCGTGGATTATGTTTCACGACAAGAACGTATTTATAATCAGGTGCAACAGCACGCATTCGCTCGGCGCTATTCCAATCTTTTTTAGTTGAATCCTCTTCAACAATTGAGTTATATGCTGTTGAATTCGAATCATCTACGCATCGGGTCAGTTCGGTCAACGGAAGATACGGATATCGAACTCCATCAGGCGCGGTTGCATCCAAACCATAAAAAACGGTGTCTAGTTCAAAAATTCCGGCGGGCGAACGCTTATCACCTTCCTTTTTCATGAATTCACCGGCCTGCGTGGGATGAACTCCTTCACCCCACGCTAACCCATTTTCTCCAATCGAAACTGACAGTTCCCCTCGTTTTTTCCTCCATCCATCCTTCGTTTTATCGAACAAATAAATTATCGCTTTATTACTGCTCCATTCATTGGTAAGCGTAACGATCAATTTCTGAGAAGATGAAACTTGAGAAAATAATGTTGCAGTAAATATTGAAATACTGAGGAAAAAAAAGATGTGTATTCTCATGCAAAATTCTTTCATTGGAAAATCTATCACTTTTTTGTAACTTTGGGATAGTTGATCGGAACGTAGCGCAGCTCCCAACGGGATCCCTTCGGGACCGGCTAGCGCACTACCGATAACATGTTTTATCTCTATATACTTTATAGCTATTCAAAGAACAAGTTCTATATTGGACAAACGTCTAATATAAAAAACAGACTCCAACGACATAACAATCGAAGAGTTTCATCGACAAAATTTGGTGTTCCGTGGGTTCTTGCTCACGCTGAAAAATTTGATACAAGACAGCAGGCAATCCAACGTGAACAATTTCTGAAATCACCACAGGGGTAGAAGACATTACTTGAAATAAATAACTTTCTTCGGAACGTAGCGCAGCTCCCAACGGGATCCCTTCGGGACCGGCTAACGCACTACCGATAACATGTTTTATCTCTATATACTTTATAGCTATTCAAAGAACAAGTTCTATATTGGACAAACGTCTAATATAAAAAACAGACTCCAACGACATAACAATCGAAGAGTTCTATCAACAAAATTTGGTGTTCCGTGGGTTCTTACTCACACTGAACAATTTGATACAAGACAGCAGGCAATTCAACGTGAACAATTTCTGAAATCACCACAGGGGTGGAAGACATTACTTGAAATAAAAAATAACTTTCTTCGGAACGTAGCGCAGCTCCCAACGGGATCCCTTCGGGACCGGCTAACGCACTACCGATAACATGTTTTATCTCTATATACTTTATAGCTATTCAAAGAACAAGTTCTATATTGGACAAACGTCTAATGTAAAAAACAGACTCCAACGACATAACAATCGAAGAGTTCTATCAACAAAATTTGGTGTTCCGTGGGTTCTTGCTCACACTGAAAAATTTGAATCAAGACAGCAGGCAATTCAACGTGAACAATTTCTGAAATCACCACAGGGGTGGAAGACATTACTTGAAATAAAAAATAACTTTCTTCGGAACGTAGCGCAGCCCGGCTAGCGCACTACCTTGGGGTGGTAGGGGTCGCAGGTTCGAATCCTGTCGTTCCGACAAATAAAAAAGTCTTCCAAACCGGAAGACTTTTTTTATTGTACATCATTCTCTCTTCAATTCAATTTTAATAAAACATCTTCCAGCAACGTGCGGACTTCCGTAAGGTCATCTCTTAATTTTGGATCGACAATTTTAGCGACAGGTTGCTGCAATACTGGTTTCGAACTGTCCATGGAATCTCCAAATGGGAGCACTGTCTGTTCCCCGGTATCATCTGCCTGAAAATCGACTAATACTTGTTTGGCCCCCTCTATAGTATAGCGTTCTTCACGTAACAGTTTTTTAATATGAAGGATTAGTTTGATGTCTTTATTAGTATAGACACGGTTTCCCGCGCGGTTTTTTTGAGGTTTTAACTGTTCAAATTCCGATTCCCAATAACGCAAAACATACTGCTCCAAGTCAGTAATTTTACTAACTTCACTGATGGAATAATAGAGTTTTTTGATCCCGATAGATTTCATATTCGCCTCACAAGTTATACAATGGTAAAAAAAAAGGAGCGTAATCGCAACAAAAAACTATTGCGTTTAGATAGAAAAGCAGTATATTTGTAAGGTCTTCAACGCAGATAATATGAAACTCTTGCTTACCTCCCCAAAAGCATTGAAAATTCTCGTTTCAAATTCAATTCCATCAACACTCACAACACAAAGAGGTTCTCTATGAAAAAAACTCTACTGGTATTTGTTTCTGCAGTATTGTTGTTGACATCATTGGCACAGTCGCAAGACGATCTCCAAGGTTCTTTGAATAAACTTGCCGGTAAGGCAGCCTTAGGATACATTGATCCGATCACGCAAGGTTTCTTGACCAATTTGAACGGCGGATTGTTTAACAAAGCACCGCAGGCAAAATTATTTGGAATTGATATCGAATTGGGTGCAGCATTCATGTACACTCCGTTGGCAGATCTTCCAAAAACATTTGATGAAAAAGGAACATTTCGTTTCAACAAATCACAAGCAGATGAAATTGCATTGAATACAGTAAATACGTCAAATCCCACAGTAACTAATCAGTTGAGAGAAGCTTTAAGCAGTGCCCTTCAACAATCAGATTTCGGTATTCGTATTTATGGACCAACCGTTCTTGGTGATGCACCAATTGTCGGTGATCCCAATTCACCACAAGTAAAAATTGATATGAATGGCGCGGTAACAACAAAAATTTATACAGGAACCCCGTTTGAAAAAGATACTACATTCAATGTGAATTATGCATTGAAAACAGGTCTCGGCGGTGTGGGAGCATTATCAGGAAATGCCGGTATACCATTCTTTGCCCCGCAATTAACCTTAGGAACCATATACGGAACAAAGTTCACGCTTCGCTATGTGCCGAAAATTCCGATTCCGGATGTTGGTGATTTAAGCTGGACAGGTTTTGGTATCCAGCACAATTTAGGATATTGGTTCCCCATTCCGGTTGTGGACGTTGCTGCTTCGTTCTACACACAAAAAATCAAGATCGATCCTATCTTCGAAATGAGCGGAACGTCTTTTGGATTAACCGCCAGCAAACAACTCGGTTTTGCTTTCTTGAACGTTACTCCGTACGCAGGTTTCATGTTTGAAAGCTCAACAATGACCGTCAATATCACACCTCCAGCAGGTGATTACGGCCCAGGCATTACACCGCCAAACATCAGTTTTGAAGTCGAAGGAAAAAACAGTTCGCGTCTTGTTGTCGGATTAGGAATCCGCTTGTTGATCATCAACATTAATGCTGATTACAACATTGGAAAATATAATTCCATGACCGGCGGCATAGCAATCGCGTTCTAAGTTTTCTGGTCCTAACAAGAAAGCCGACATGAAAATGCCGGCTTTCTTGTTTTAAAGAGTGTTCTTATATTAATTCATCGTAACTGCACAGCTATTATTTAGGTGGTTCAAGCATTACTCGCCATTCTGAGCGTAGCGAAGTATCTGAAAAAATTACACGATGAATCGTGAAGCGCACAATTCAGATTTTCCGATTTTTGTTCCGGTCTCCGGAATACCGCTCAAAAACGGAATGCGAAAAGCAGGACTTCACATCGTTCAGTATGACAACAAGGAGATATTATTTTATTTCGCCACTGAGTAGTTACAATTCATCATTGAAAATATTATCACTCATATTGTTTAGCGCAGTCTGTTTCTTCGGCTGCGAGGATTCAGCTCAGCAGCCGTCTGAAAAGGTAGATCGTTTAATGCAGCAGGCTGTCACTGAAATGAATAGGCAGAACTACGACGACGCAGAACGCCTTCTTGCGGAAAGCATTGATCTGAACAGCGAATCAAATAACGAAGCAAAGCTGGCTGAAAATTATTCCACATTATCCTCAATACAATTACTTTCAGGGAAATTATCACCAGGGTTGGAGACACTTATCGCCCTTCGTGATATCTATCAGCGAAGCGGTGACAGAAGCGCAGAACTGCAAACAATGATCCAGATCGGAAGAGTTAATTTTCAACTCGGAAGATCCGAACACGCATTTTCCATCTTAACCGAAGCATACAATAACAGCACATTATTTCTGTTAGACCAGATAGCAATATCATCTGCAATCAGTTTAAGCACACTCTATTCCAAAACAGGAAAATATGAAAAGGCACTTCTCTACGCTACTAATGCCTATCAAACAAGCAAACGAGTGCGCAACATCTTCACAATGATTGAATCGCAACATCTCCGCGTTTCAGCCTTAACGGCATTGGGAAACATTAGCAAAGCATTCGAAATATTTCGCGAAGCGGAAACGATCGTACTGTCTGAAAAAACTGCTAACGCCGAACAGTTTTACCTTCAATGCGGCAAGGCGTTTGCATTTGCAGAAGAATGGCCGTTTGCTAAAAGAAATTTTGAACGTGCAATCGACATAGCAGAGCATAAACAGGGAGAACTGCGATCACAAATATTGATTGAAGCAAACATTGGGATTGCCGAACTGTATGCCCATCATTTTGCCTTTCCTGATGCACAACGATTTTTCGTTCAAGCGTATCATGTCGCAAAAGAGCGATCGGACAATGTCACCCTATCCTATCTTTTGATCCGTGTAGCCGATTGTCTTGCACAGCAATCTTCCGTTATTGAATCGCAGGATGGTCTTATTCGTGCCACGCAATTATACGAACAGGCACAGACGCTTTTTTCTCGAACAGGATTTTCCTTTGGCGAAGCAATCACGTTACATCGTTTGGGTATGCTGAAAGAACGTTCCGGCGATGATAATGCGGCTATTACTTTTTACAAAAGAGCTTATGATAGATTCATAGATCAACAAATCGATCCAAAACTTTGTCCTCTCATTGTGCCGATTGAATTATTATATCAATCAGAATCGACAAAAAACTCGCCGGTTGAATGGTTCTCACAAAATCTAATTTCCCTCTTATTGAGAAACAAAAAAACGGAGGAAGCCTTTTCGTATCTTCAAAGTGTCCGCAACATTACATTGCAAACAAAATTATATCCTCTTTCATTACACTTTAGAGATCAATTGAAAGAGAGTAAATTTTCAGCCCTCCATAATTCAATGTTGATGTACCGTCAAAACCTATTGGAACTGCACAACATTAATTCAATGCAACAACAAACGAAAAACAGGAACTATGCCAACAAACTGCAAAAACAAATCGCTTATTTTAAAAGCAAAATGCAATCGGATGCAGTAACAATAGCTCAGGCATTTCCTGTATTTTCTTTTCTTAGTATTTCACATCGTTCACCTCAGTCCGGCATTCTCAATGCTATCCCCAAGTCGCAAGCCGTATTGGATTTTTTTTTCGCCAACAATGAAGCATGGGTAATCATTGCAAAAGCAGATGAAGAAGTTGCTGCGGTGAAATTATCATCGTATGGATATGCATTGGAAAATAAAATGAGACAGTATTGCGATATGTTGTACTCCTTTTCCGGTCAATCAGCAGATGTCCGTCGACTCTCCAATGAACTGTATGAATTCTTCATCAAGCCGATTGATCTGACGGGGATACAACGGATTGTCATTATTCCTCCGCTGCAATTTGAACACTTTCCATTCCATTCTCTTACGAATGACGGTATCTCTATTCTTGAAAAGACAGGTGTTACATATCTTCCGCATGCCGGAGTGATGACTGCAACATTGTTGGTACCAAAATTCATCAATAGCATCGCTGCATTTGGATTTACATCAAACTCCCGTTGGGGATTAGAATTTGAGCTGCGCGATATTCGAAGCTTCTTCCGTAACACACAGATCAACATCAATCAAGCCGCAACCAAACAAAAACTGGTATCCTCTGTGGGTGAAGTAGTTCAGATTTCAACGTTCTTTACAAGAGATAAAAATAATGATTCCTGGTTCACACTTTCAGACGGAAGCACATCAAAAGCCGGTATCAGCGTCCCGATTGCTGAATTTACAGAGATACACCCATTCCAAATTGTTTATCTCTCCGATGCTCAATCTACAGTGAACAATGTAACAAACCTTCATCCGTTGCTTTGGCTTCTTAATGGTTCAACGTGTGTCGTCGCAACACACTTTCCCATTACACCGAATATCAGTAAAACCTTTGGAGAAAATTTTTACTCTTCACTTTCTTCAGAAGTAAATCCTTTCCTTGCCTATAGGCGGGCTGCTGTTTATCTCGGGAAGAAAAAAGAGTTGAATAGCGGGTACGGCGGATCGTCGTACTTTTACTATGGAGTGAAGTAGTTTACACAAACGGCGGTGAAATCGCTGAACGACTACAAGTGATTGATAATAATCGGGATGAGGAACCACGCCCAGATCAATCCCCCGAAGACAAGACATCCAATCGAAATGATCGACCATGAGATCATCTTCATTTCATTTTTCAATAAATGAGAATTTCTATATGCAAAATATCCTGAAAGGGATCCGATCACGAGGGAAAAAATTGAAAGGAATAAAAAGAGGGGAAAAACAATATTGTCTGGCATAGGCTAAAAACTAACTTGCCAAGCATCAGCGCTTGGCAAGGGGGTAACACTCAATTATTTTGTCCGTTTCACTTTCACGCTTCCTAATCCCGATTCGATGTAGACGTCCATTTTCCCTTCAGCATCATTATAATTTTCGGATTCATAGACTCCTTTTTTCTTCCGGACAAATTCGTTGTCATCCAACGACAGATTTGAGAGCCAACTATCTTCATATTTTATGCGTAATCCGATATTCTTCGGCACAGCAACCGTTATTGAACCAAGGCCGACATTGATATCAACCTTTACATCCCTCTTCAATTCACCGCCAAAATCAAGATAATATGAACCCACTCCCCCTTCGAATTCCATTTTGCGAAAATTCGCATTGTTCAAATTATTGGCAACAAATTTACTAACGCCTGTTTCCACTTTCAAATTTTTAATCTCACCGGCATTTTTTTCATCAAAACTCAATTTTGATGAACTGGCACCGGTGGAGATAGAAAGTTCGTTGATCGTCAATCCCGTAAAGTCGAAATTACTTTTGCCTGCTCCAAGCTCAGCGTCGATGGAGAGCGGGATGCCTTCTACTAGTTCAACATACCACTCATCTGTCCTAAAATTGAGATCGGCATTCACGCGAACTCGTGTGTCACCGTCTTCCGATGTTTCAATATCGGAATCTTCCGGATGCATTTCAATTTTCAGATCGCCGACATTTTTTCGGACATAATAATCAATATCCAATTTTGGTTCGCGATTTTTTTCTTTTCGCTTATAATAAACGGAGACAATTTTATCTTTGCTTCCCTTTTCAATATTCACGGAACCAAATGATGATTCTATTTTCACTCGCACTTCGTTTTCGTCTGTTTTCTTCACTTCACGGTGTAAATGTTGTGCAGAAAGCATACCGGTAAGAAGGCAAATTGTGCCGATGTATATTACAATAGTCTTTTTCATAATTCAGCCTTTTTATTAGGGGGCTGATGATATTTTACGCTTGTTGAGGGAAAGAGTTGCGGCTAATATTGATGAATTTTCTTCTTTAAGCGCTTATAGAGTATCTCTCTGGCACGGAAAATATGTGCTTTTACAGTGCCAAGCGGAAGTTTTAACTCATCGGCAATTTCCTGATAATCTTTATCTTCGGTATGTCGCATAAGAATTACTTGCCGATATTTCTCGGGCAAGGCATTGACAGCATCTTCAAGAATCTTTGTCCGTTGACCTGCAATCAACGTCTTGTCAGGCTCATAGGATGAATCAGGGATCTCAAAACTGTATTCGCCATCTTTCGATTCTAGTGGTTTATCAATGGAAAAGGTTGCCAACTTCTTTTTTCGGATATAGTCGATACAGTTATTCGTCGCAATTTTATAAAGCCACGTTGAAAAAGCGAATTCTTCATTAAAATTGTGGAGCGAATTGAACGCTTTGATAAATGCTTCCTGAGTAAGATCTTCAACTTCATCTTTATCGTGAACCATTCTATACAAGAGATTGTACACTTGATCGTGGTACTTCTTTAAAATAGCACGATACGAGGGTTGATCCCCTTTTAAAGCTTTTTTTATATTGCGGGAATCTTCAGCGCGCGAATCAAGTCTGCGTTGGGCAAGAACTTCCTCTCTGGTCTTTGGTGATCCGGATGGTTGTATGGTAGAGGAAGTTTTTTTCAGTGGTGGCATCGTAAAAAATACATACAGTAATGTCTGAAATGAAATTACTCAAAAATGGATGCAGTTGCAAGGAACTCTTACAGTGGGTTATTTTCGCATTTGAGATTCGAGACAATTCTTGCTATACTCAATCAGGAATTTTTTATTTTTGTCAATTAAACTTGAAGTGAATTTATGCCAGTATCAATCATTGTTGGAGCCCAATGGGGTGATGAAGGGAAAGGGAAGATCGTCGATATGCTCAGCGAAAATATCGATATCGTTGCCCGATACCAAGGTGGAGCAAATGCGGGACATACCGTTGTGATCGGTGATAAAACATACGTGCTACATCTCATCCCCTCCGGAATTTTTCAAAAGAATGTCAAATGCGTCATCGGTAATGGTGTGGTGATCGATCCCATCGCTTTAATGGAAGAGATCGAAATGATCAAATCGTTCGGCATTAAGATCGATGGGCGATTGTTTATCAGTCACAATGCGCATTTAATTATGCCATATCACAAATTGCTCGATAATATTCGAGAACAGGGAGCACAAAAAATAGGAACGACAGGACGGGGCATCGGTCCGGCATACATTGATAAGTATATGCGTACGGGAATCCGTGTTGTAGATCTGTTGGATAGAAAAGTATTACGAGAAAAACTGACCCGCAACATCGAAGAAAAGAATCAGATCCTGAGCAAAGTTTATGGCAAAACAGAGATCGATATCGACAAAATAGTAAATGAGTACCAAGAGTTTGATAAAAAAATCGATCCATACATTACCGATACTGCGACACTTTTGAATGATGCACTCCGGAAAAAGAAACGGATTCTTGCCGAAGGAGCACAAGGTGCGCTGCTTGATGTCGATCATGGAACGTATCCATACGTTACATCATCTAATCCAACCAGCGGCGGTGCATGCACCGGTTTGGGAATTCCGCCAACTTCGGTGAAATCGATTATCGGAATAGTAAAAGCATATTCTACGCGCGTCGGCAACGGACCCTTCCCCACAGAGTTGAATGATACTACCGGTGAAGAACTGCGTAAGATAGGACATGAATTCGGAGCAACAACTGGTCGGCCGCGGCGTTGCGGATGGCTTGATATGGTGAGCTTGAAATATTCGTTGATGGTGAACGGAATCAGTGAGATTGCCTTGACAAAACTTGATGTGCTGGATAGTTTTGACGAAATCAACATCTGTGTAGCATATAAAAAAGAGGGAAAGATTCTTAAATCATTCCCGACTGATGTTCACACACTGGAAACCGTTGAGCCGGTATTCCAAACGTATAAAGGGTGGAAAGAATCCATTTCCGAAACGAAGAAATGGAAGCGTTTACCGAAGCGCACAATGAAATATGTTGAAACGATTGAAAAACTATCCGGAGTAACCGTTTCGTTAGTGTCAGTCGGTGCACGAAGAGATCAAACTATCGTTCGATAAATGTTCTGCAAGAGCATCAATGTTGCGTAGCGCAACATTGATGCTCACTACCGAATATGAAACTCAATACCCGCAGTCCAAAATCCGGCAATATTAAAATAGCGTTGTTTGTTGCGGCTGTATGTATTGTCATACCAATCCTTCTTTATACTCATAACCTTGTTATT
Proteins encoded in this window:
- a CDS encoding CHAT domain-containing protein produces the protein MKRTIQIFRFLFRSPEYRSKTECEKQDFTSFSMTTRRYYFISPLSSYNSSLKILSLILFSAVCFFGCEDSAQQPSEKVDRLMQQAVTEMNRQNYDDAERLLAESIDLNSESNNEAKLAENYSTLSSIQLLSGKLSPGLETLIALRDIYQRSGDRSAELQTMIQIGRVNFQLGRSEHAFSILTEAYNNSTLFLLDQIAISSAISLSTLYSKTGKYEKALLYATNAYQTSKRVRNIFTMIESQHLRVSALTALGNISKAFEIFREAETIVLSEKTANAEQFYLQCGKAFAFAEEWPFAKRNFERAIDIAEHKQGELRSQILIEANIGIAELYAHHFAFPDAQRFFVQAYHVAKERSDNVTLSYLLIRVADCLAQQSSVIESQDGLIRATQLYEQAQTLFSRTGFSFGEAITLHRLGMLKERSGDDNAAITFYKRAYDRFIDQQIDPKLCPLIVPIELLYQSESTKNSPVEWFSQNLISLLLRNKKTEEAFSYLQSVRNITLQTKLYPLSLHFRDQLKESKFSALHNSMLMYRQNLLELHNINSMQQQTKNRNYANKLQKQIAYFKSKMQSDAVTIAQAFPVFSFLSISHRSPQSGILNAIPKSQAVLDFFFANNEAWVIIAKADEEVAAVKLSSYGYALENKMRQYCDMLYSFSGQSADVRRLSNELYEFFIKPIDLTGIQRIVIIPPLQFEHFPFHSLTNDGISILEKTGVTYLPHAGVMTATLLVPKFINSIAAFGFTSNSRWGLEFELRDIRSFFRNTQININQAATKQKLVSSVGEVVQISTFFTRDKNNDSWFTLSDGSTSKAGISVPIAEFTEIHPFQIVYLSDAQSTVNNVTNLHPLLWLLNGSTCVVATHFPITPNISKTFGENFYSSLSSEVNPFLAYRRAAVYLGKKKELNSGYGGSSYFYYGVK
- a CDS encoding DUF6588 family protein, which codes for MKKTLLVFVSAVLLLTSLAQSQDDLQGSLNKLAGKAALGYIDPITQGFLTNLNGGLFNKAPQAKLFGIDIELGAAFMYTPLADLPKTFDEKGTFRFNKSQADEIALNTVNTSNPTVTNQLREALSSALQQSDFGIRIYGPTVLGDAPIVGDPNSPQVKIDMNGAVTTKIYTGTPFEKDTTFNVNYALKTGLGGVGALSGNAGIPFFAPQLTLGTIYGTKFTLRYVPKIPIPDVGDLSWTGFGIQHNLGYWFPIPVVDVAASFYTQKIKIDPIFEMSGTSFGLTASKQLGFAFLNVTPYAGFMFESSTMTVNITPPAGDYGPGITPPNISFEVEGKNSSRLVVGLGIRLLIININADYNIGKYNSMTGGIAIAF
- a CDS encoding sigma-70 family RNA polymerase sigma factor: MPPLKKTSSTIQPSGSPKTREEVLAQRRLDSRAEDSRNIKKALKGDQPSYRAILKKYHDQVYNLLYRMVHDKDEVEDLTQEAFIKAFNSLHNFNEEFAFSTWLYKIATNNCIDYIRKKKLATFSIDKPLESKDGEYSFEIPDSSYEPDKTLIAGQRTKILEDAVNALPEKYRQVILMRHTEDKDYQEIADELKLPLGTVKAHIFRAREILYKRLKKKIHQY
- a CDS encoding MerR family transcriptional regulator; this encodes MKSIGIKKLYYSISEVSKITDLEQYVLRYWESEFEQLKPQKNRAGNRVYTNKDIKLILHIKKLLREERYTIEGAKQVLVDFQADDTGEQTVLPFGDSMDSSKPVLQQPVAKIVDPKLRDDLTEVRTLLEDVLLKLN
- a CDS encoding adenylosuccinate synthase produces the protein MPVSIIVGAQWGDEGKGKIVDMLSENIDIVARYQGGANAGHTVVIGDKTYVLHLIPSGIFQKNVKCVIGNGVVIDPIALMEEIEMIKSFGIKIDGRLFISHNAHLIMPYHKLLDNIREQGAQKIGTTGRGIGPAYIDKYMRTGIRVVDLLDRKVLREKLTRNIEEKNQILSKVYGKTEIDIDKIVNEYQEFDKKIDPYITDTATLLNDALRKKKRILAEGAQGALLDVDHGTYPYVTSSNPTSGGACTGLGIPPTSVKSIIGIVKAYSTRVGNGPFPTELNDTTGEELRKIGHEFGATTGRPRRCGWLDMVSLKYSLMVNGISEIALTKLDVLDSFDEINICVAYKKEGKILKSFPTDVHTLETVEPVFQTYKGWKESISETKKWKRLPKRTMKYVETIEKLSGVTVSLVSVGARRDQTIVR
- a CDS encoding penicillin acylase family protein; amino-acid sequence: MRKIKIIIGIFFSLVVVAIVAFFALRYLVTKSFPQYSGEIAVQGLKNSVKIYRDEYGVPHIFAENEYDLFFAQGYVHAQDRLWQMDLTRRAGEGRLSEILGTQTIKFDKMLKTVGFERIAEQLEQQLNPKSKEILRAYSDGINEFIHTHKGKYPIEFDMLNYEPEEWKPVHSLMIARLMAWELNISWHVDVVLGELVAKLGEEKASKVFPTYPENGPVIVGKESDRKKLEGLKSFASLHNDFKEFFGTTGTHIGSNSWAVSPQKSVSGKAMLANDPHLGLSLPAKWYEVHLHGGKVDVAGVSLPGTPLVILGHNNNVAWGFTNVMADDADFYFEQTDSLGADKYLFKNEWKDIELIQDTVKVKDSTDVLFTIRKTIHGPAVNEIYPLESIESSNFITMRWTGFEMSDELYALYLVNTADSWQAFLNGVKEFTVPGQNFVYADVYGNIGFHPGVRLPKRSSNNPTLPFIGWTGEYEWQGFIPFEQLPSLYNPPEGFIATANNKTTNNAEYHIANLWEPPSRIQRIREVLQSKDRFEVSDFKKLQNDNFSHFAKELTPFILGAYNNLSIPEPKVQMAVNYFRNWNFVLSKDDVPTTIFEVFFQHLNKNIYRDEMGEELFHQYIVLANIPYRVTMSLLNDTSAVWFDDVTTDGVESRDDIIRKSLSETLVELTEQLGGEMKQWRWGRIHTLTLKHPFGDIKVLQSIFNIGPFEVSGSGTTVNNGEYRFTKPYEMTLGPSMRKIVDFANVNKALSVIPSGQSGQPMHDHYADQTPLWKNGEYHELPLEEDVVASISKNILYLIPKN
- a CDS encoding LiaF domain-containing protein, which encodes MKKTIVIYIGTICLLTGMLSAQHLHREVKKTDENEVRVKIESSFGSVNIEKGSKDKIVSVYYKRKEKNREPKLDIDYYVRKNVGDLKIEMHPEDSDIETSEDGDTRVRVNADLNFRTDEWYVELVEGIPLSIDAELGAGKSNFDFTGLTINELSISTGASSSKLSFDEKNAGEIKNLKVETGVSKFVANNLNNANFRKMEFEGGVGSYYLDFGGELKRDVKVDINVGLGSITVAVPKNIGLRIKYEDSWLSNLSLDDNEFVRKKKGVYESENYNDAEGKMDVYIESGLGSVKVKRTK
- a CDS encoding L,D-transpeptidase family protein, with protein sequence MRIHIFFFLSISIFTATLFSQVSSSQKLIVTLTNEWSSNKAIIYLFDKTKDGWRKKRGELSVSIGENGLAWGEGVHPTQAGEFMKKEGDKRSPAGIFELDTVFYGLDATAPDGVRYPYLPLTELTRCVDDSNSTAYNSIVEEDSTKKDWNSAERMRAVAPDYKYVLVVKHNPRREKGKGSCIFFHTINIPTSGCTSMDEEDMLTILHWLDPKRKTIVVQLPHSEYHHLRTEWNLPLLLNN